In one Silene latifolia isolate original U9 population chromosome 10, ASM4854445v1, whole genome shotgun sequence genomic region, the following are encoded:
- the LOC141605509 gene encoding uncharacterized protein LOC141605509 isoform X2, giving the protein MRNSLAVLRYYRHAKLRSTAWSSGASRYMLFASRVNKDVGFLSSILQKRFSSTNFSSVHGERPSAEYAKKRKESLEDEFGHVLGAYSSRSVSVVYRFGPFLALFRAAVISFYVLKLSIWQLFVHDIRKRAAKFCETLIQLGPFYIKLGQALSTRPDILPTIYCQELSKLQDQIPPFPTSVAMRSIETQLGGPVSEIFADMSQEPIAAASLGQVYKVVQLICIQESWLLSRCRGLVRHMFEEIDYILEGENAERFASLYGTYSDGVDHGRNNNQATDRDYPTHKGHGLIRVPKIYWKYTRKAVLTMEWINGIKLTDEKKLAKVQLNRKELVDQGLYCSLRQLLEVGFFHADPHPGNLVATDDGSLAYFDFGMMGNIPRHYRVGLIQVLVHFVNRDALGLANDFLSLGFLPEGVDIILVSDALQTSFGDGTRQSRDFQSILNQLYDVMYEFNFSLPPDYALVIRALGSLEGTAKALDPDFKVVESAYPFVIGRLLADPSPDMRKILRELLIRNDGSIRWNRLERLIAAISEEASDSAEPRPNFEQESSIPVRWKSFDMRSVVAATEDLFLFILSGKGLRVRLHLTRDILKAADAFLLEEVVHKFNDDFYERKTSMSEEHTRRVVNGFQYLWQAVKKSPEAWIAMLARMAVKPEFHNFVLEIVSALMHHSSREIPENSWICLSKILHNMVHSSNSEDI; this is encoded by the exons TTCTTCAACCAACTTTAGTAGCGTACACGGTGAGAGGCCATCAGCGGAGTATGCAAAGAAGAGGAAGGAATCATTGGAGGATGAATTTGGACATGTGCTAGGGGCTTACAGCTCCAGAAGTGTTTCTGTCGTTTATCGATTTGGTCCGTTCTTGGCTTTGTTCAGAGCAGCTGTAATCTCATTCTATGTGCTGAAGCTATCTATTTGGCAACTTTTCGTTCATGATATACGGAAGCGTGCTGCTAAG TTCTGTGAAACTCTGATACAGTTGGGGCCATTCTATATAAAG CTTGGTCAGGCGCTGAGCACAAGGCCAGATATTTTACCGACGATATACTGCCAAGAGCTTTCTAAATTGCAG GACCAAATACCTCCTTTTCCAACTTCTGTCGCGATGAGATCTATAGAAACCCAGCTAGGCGGTCCCGTGTCAGAAATCTTTGCGGACATGAGCCAAGAGCCCATTGCCGCAGCCTCTTTGGGGCAGGTCTATAAAG TGGTGCAGCTCATTTGCATTCAGGAGAGCTGGTTGCTGTCAAGGTGCAGAGGCCTG GTTAGACACATGTTTGAAGAGATAGATTACATCTTAGAAGGAGAAAACGCTGAGCGCTTTGCTTCTTTGTATGGCACATACTCTG ATGGCGTAGATCATGGGAGAAACAATAATCAGGCCACGGATAGGGATTATCCGACACACAAAGGGCATGGCCTTATTAGAGTTCCCAAGATATATTGGAAGTACACTCGAAAAGCAGTGCTTACGATGGAATGGATCAACGGAATCAAGCTCACAGATGAGAAGAAACTGGCAAAGGTCCAGTTGAATCGCAAAGAGCTAGTTGATCAG GGGTTGTACTGCTCTTTGAGGCAATTGCTTGAGGTGGGTTTCTTCCACGCTGACCCTCATCCTGGAAATCTTGTCGCTACAGATGATGGATCTCTCGCATATTTTGACTTTGGAATGATGGGAAACATACCGCGTCACTATCGAGTTGGTCTCATTCAAGTG CTTGTGCACTTTGTTAACCGTGATGCACTGGGTTTGGCAAATGATTTTCTGTCCTTGGGATTCCTCCCTGAAGGCGTGGATATAATACTGGTTTCTGATGCATTGCAAACATCTTTTGGTGATGGAACCAGGCAATCTCGAGATTTCCAG AGTATACTGAACCAGCTGTATGATGTGATGTATGAGTTTAATTTCTCCCTGCCTCCTGACTATGCTTTGGTGATAAGAGCATTGGGATCATTGGAAGGAACAGCTAAAGCCTTGGACCCAGATTTCAAAGTGGTTGAAAGTGCATATCCATTTGTTATTGGGAGGCTTTTGGCAGACCCAAGTCCTGATATGAGGAAAATTTTGAGAGAACTGCTCATTCGTAATGATGGGTCGATCAGGTGGAACCGTCTTGAGCGTTTG ATTGCGGCAATATCTGAAGAGGCTTCAGACTCAGCTGAGCCACGTCCTAATTTTGAACAAGAATCTTCGATCCCTGTGAGATGGAAGTCTTTTGATATGAGATCTGTTGTTGCAGCTACTGAAGATCTATTCTTATTTATACTATCTGGTAAAGGTTTGAGGGTGCGTTTGCATCTCACACGAGACATACTCAAAGCAGCGGATGCATTCCTGCTAGAGGAAGTAGTTCACAAGTTCAATGACGACTTCTATGAGAGGAAGACATCAATGTCTGAG GAACATACGAGGAGGGTAGTGAATGGCTTCCAGTACTTGTGGCAGGCTGTAAAGAAGTCTCCAGAGGCATGGATTGCAATGCTAGCGCGTATGGCTGTGAAACCAGAGTTCCATAACTTTGTTCTAGAAATAGTGTCAGCCCTGATGCATCATTCGAGCCGTGAGATTCCCGAGAACTCTTGGATCTGTTTATCTAAAATACTTCACAATATGGTACATAGCTCCAATTCTGAGGACATATGA
- the LOC141605509 gene encoding uncharacterized protein LOC141605509 isoform X1, with translation MRNSLAVLRYYRHAKLRSTAWSSGASRYMLFASRVNKDVGFLSSILQKRFSSTNFSSVHGERPSAEYAKKRKESLEDEFGHVLGAYSSRSVSVVYRFGPFLALFRAAVISFYVLKLSIWQLFVHDIRKRAAKFCETLIQLGPFYIKLGQALSTRPDILPTIYCQELSKLQDQIPPFPTSVAMRSIETQLGGPVSEIFADMSQEPIAAASLGQVYKAHLHSGELVAVKVQRPGMSLSLTLDALLFHMIGGQLKRFAKARKDLLVAVNEMVRHMFEEIDYILEGENAERFASLYGTYSDGVDHGRNNNQATDRDYPTHKGHGLIRVPKIYWKYTRKAVLTMEWINGIKLTDEKKLAKVQLNRKELVDQGLYCSLRQLLEVGFFHADPHPGNLVATDDGSLAYFDFGMMGNIPRHYRVGLIQVLVHFVNRDALGLANDFLSLGFLPEGVDIILVSDALQTSFGDGTRQSRDFQSILNQLYDVMYEFNFSLPPDYALVIRALGSLEGTAKALDPDFKVVESAYPFVIGRLLADPSPDMRKILRELLIRNDGSIRWNRLERLIAAISEEASDSAEPRPNFEQESSIPVRWKSFDMRSVVAATEDLFLFILSGKGLRVRLHLTRDILKAADAFLLEEVVHKFNDDFYERKTSMSEEHTRRVVNGFQYLWQAVKKSPEAWIAMLARMAVKPEFHNFVLEIVSALMHHSSREIPENSWICLSKILHNMVHSSNSEDI, from the exons TTCTTCAACCAACTTTAGTAGCGTACACGGTGAGAGGCCATCAGCGGAGTATGCAAAGAAGAGGAAGGAATCATTGGAGGATGAATTTGGACATGTGCTAGGGGCTTACAGCTCCAGAAGTGTTTCTGTCGTTTATCGATTTGGTCCGTTCTTGGCTTTGTTCAGAGCAGCTGTAATCTCATTCTATGTGCTGAAGCTATCTATTTGGCAACTTTTCGTTCATGATATACGGAAGCGTGCTGCTAAG TTCTGTGAAACTCTGATACAGTTGGGGCCATTCTATATAAAG CTTGGTCAGGCGCTGAGCACAAGGCCAGATATTTTACCGACGATATACTGCCAAGAGCTTTCTAAATTGCAG GACCAAATACCTCCTTTTCCAACTTCTGTCGCGATGAGATCTATAGAAACCCAGCTAGGCGGTCCCGTGTCAGAAATCTTTGCGGACATGAGCCAAGAGCCCATTGCCGCAGCCTCTTTGGGGCAGGTCTATAAAG CTCATTTGCATTCAGGAGAGCTGGTTGCTGTCAAGGTGCAGAGGCCTGGTATGTCTTTGTCGTTGACCCTTGACGCGTTACTATTTCACATGATAGGTGGCCAATTGAAACGTTTTGCGAAGGCTCGCAAGGATCTCTTAGTTGCAGTCAATGAGATG GTTAGACACATGTTTGAAGAGATAGATTACATCTTAGAAGGAGAAAACGCTGAGCGCTTTGCTTCTTTGTATGGCACATACTCTG ATGGCGTAGATCATGGGAGAAACAATAATCAGGCCACGGATAGGGATTATCCGACACACAAAGGGCATGGCCTTATTAGAGTTCCCAAGATATATTGGAAGTACACTCGAAAAGCAGTGCTTACGATGGAATGGATCAACGGAATCAAGCTCACAGATGAGAAGAAACTGGCAAAGGTCCAGTTGAATCGCAAAGAGCTAGTTGATCAG GGGTTGTACTGCTCTTTGAGGCAATTGCTTGAGGTGGGTTTCTTCCACGCTGACCCTCATCCTGGAAATCTTGTCGCTACAGATGATGGATCTCTCGCATATTTTGACTTTGGAATGATGGGAAACATACCGCGTCACTATCGAGTTGGTCTCATTCAAGTG CTTGTGCACTTTGTTAACCGTGATGCACTGGGTTTGGCAAATGATTTTCTGTCCTTGGGATTCCTCCCTGAAGGCGTGGATATAATACTGGTTTCTGATGCATTGCAAACATCTTTTGGTGATGGAACCAGGCAATCTCGAGATTTCCAG AGTATACTGAACCAGCTGTATGATGTGATGTATGAGTTTAATTTCTCCCTGCCTCCTGACTATGCTTTGGTGATAAGAGCATTGGGATCATTGGAAGGAACAGCTAAAGCCTTGGACCCAGATTTCAAAGTGGTTGAAAGTGCATATCCATTTGTTATTGGGAGGCTTTTGGCAGACCCAAGTCCTGATATGAGGAAAATTTTGAGAGAACTGCTCATTCGTAATGATGGGTCGATCAGGTGGAACCGTCTTGAGCGTTTG ATTGCGGCAATATCTGAAGAGGCTTCAGACTCAGCTGAGCCACGTCCTAATTTTGAACAAGAATCTTCGATCCCTGTGAGATGGAAGTCTTTTGATATGAGATCTGTTGTTGCAGCTACTGAAGATCTATTCTTATTTATACTATCTGGTAAAGGTTTGAGGGTGCGTTTGCATCTCACACGAGACATACTCAAAGCAGCGGATGCATTCCTGCTAGAGGAAGTAGTTCACAAGTTCAATGACGACTTCTATGAGAGGAAGACATCAATGTCTGAG GAACATACGAGGAGGGTAGTGAATGGCTTCCAGTACTTGTGGCAGGCTGTAAAGAAGTCTCCAGAGGCATGGATTGCAATGCTAGCGCGTATGGCTGTGAAACCAGAGTTCCATAACTTTGTTCTAGAAATAGTGTCAGCCCTGATGCATCATTCGAGCCGTGAGATTCCCGAGAACTCTTGGATCTGTTTATCTAAAATACTTCACAATATGGTACATAGCTCCAATTCTGAGGACATATGA
- the LOC141605509 gene encoding uncharacterized protein LOC141605509 isoform X4 has protein sequence MKWALSHPYGGGPDPFSWFKLGQALSTRPDILPTIYCQELSKLQDQIPPFPTSVAMRSIETQLGGPVSEIFADMSQEPIAAASLGQVYKAHLHSGELVAVKVQRPGMSLSLTLDALLFHMIGGQLKRFAKARKDLLVAVNEMVRHMFEEIDYILEGENAERFASLYGTYSDGVDHGRNNNQATDRDYPTHKGHGLIRVPKIYWKYTRKAVLTMEWINGIKLTDEKKLAKVQLNRKELVDQGLYCSLRQLLEVGFFHADPHPGNLVATDDGSLAYFDFGMMGNIPRHYRVGLIQVLVHFVNRDALGLANDFLSLGFLPEGVDIILVSDALQTSFGDGTRQSRDFQSILNQLYDVMYEFNFSLPPDYALVIRALGSLEGTAKALDPDFKVVESAYPFVIGRLLADPSPDMRKILRELLIRNDGSIRWNRLERLIAAISEEASDSAEPRPNFEQESSIPVRWKSFDMRSVVAATEDLFLFILSGKGLRVRLHLTRDILKAADAFLLEEVVHKFNDDFYERKTSMSEEHTRRVVNGFQYLWQAVKKSPEAWIAMLARMAVKPEFHNFVLEIVSALMHHSSREIPENSWICLSKILHNMVHSSNSEDI, from the exons ATGAAGTGGGCTCTTTCTCATCCTTATGGGGGTGGTCCAGACCCGTTTTCATGGTTTAAG CTTGGTCAGGCGCTGAGCACAAGGCCAGATATTTTACCGACGATATACTGCCAAGAGCTTTCTAAATTGCAG GACCAAATACCTCCTTTTCCAACTTCTGTCGCGATGAGATCTATAGAAACCCAGCTAGGCGGTCCCGTGTCAGAAATCTTTGCGGACATGAGCCAAGAGCCCATTGCCGCAGCCTCTTTGGGGCAGGTCTATAAAG CTCATTTGCATTCAGGAGAGCTGGTTGCTGTCAAGGTGCAGAGGCCTGGTATGTCTTTGTCGTTGACCCTTGACGCGTTACTATTTCACATGATAGGTGGCCAATTGAAACGTTTTGCGAAGGCTCGCAAGGATCTCTTAGTTGCAGTCAATGAGATG GTTAGACACATGTTTGAAGAGATAGATTACATCTTAGAAGGAGAAAACGCTGAGCGCTTTGCTTCTTTGTATGGCACATACTCTG ATGGCGTAGATCATGGGAGAAACAATAATCAGGCCACGGATAGGGATTATCCGACACACAAAGGGCATGGCCTTATTAGAGTTCCCAAGATATATTGGAAGTACACTCGAAAAGCAGTGCTTACGATGGAATGGATCAACGGAATCAAGCTCACAGATGAGAAGAAACTGGCAAAGGTCCAGTTGAATCGCAAAGAGCTAGTTGATCAG GGGTTGTACTGCTCTTTGAGGCAATTGCTTGAGGTGGGTTTCTTCCACGCTGACCCTCATCCTGGAAATCTTGTCGCTACAGATGATGGATCTCTCGCATATTTTGACTTTGGAATGATGGGAAACATACCGCGTCACTATCGAGTTGGTCTCATTCAAGTG CTTGTGCACTTTGTTAACCGTGATGCACTGGGTTTGGCAAATGATTTTCTGTCCTTGGGATTCCTCCCTGAAGGCGTGGATATAATACTGGTTTCTGATGCATTGCAAACATCTTTTGGTGATGGAACCAGGCAATCTCGAGATTTCCAG AGTATACTGAACCAGCTGTATGATGTGATGTATGAGTTTAATTTCTCCCTGCCTCCTGACTATGCTTTGGTGATAAGAGCATTGGGATCATTGGAAGGAACAGCTAAAGCCTTGGACCCAGATTTCAAAGTGGTTGAAAGTGCATATCCATTTGTTATTGGGAGGCTTTTGGCAGACCCAAGTCCTGATATGAGGAAAATTTTGAGAGAACTGCTCATTCGTAATGATGGGTCGATCAGGTGGAACCGTCTTGAGCGTTTG ATTGCGGCAATATCTGAAGAGGCTTCAGACTCAGCTGAGCCACGTCCTAATTTTGAACAAGAATCTTCGATCCCTGTGAGATGGAAGTCTTTTGATATGAGATCTGTTGTTGCAGCTACTGAAGATCTATTCTTATTTATACTATCTGGTAAAGGTTTGAGGGTGCGTTTGCATCTCACACGAGACATACTCAAAGCAGCGGATGCATTCCTGCTAGAGGAAGTAGTTCACAAGTTCAATGACGACTTCTATGAGAGGAAGACATCAATGTCTGAG GAACATACGAGGAGGGTAGTGAATGGCTTCCAGTACTTGTGGCAGGCTGTAAAGAAGTCTCCAGAGGCATGGATTGCAATGCTAGCGCGTATGGCTGTGAAACCAGAGTTCCATAACTTTGTTCTAGAAATAGTGTCAGCCCTGATGCATCATTCGAGCCGTGAGATTCCCGAGAACTCTTGGATCTGTTTATCTAAAATACTTCACAATATGGTACATAGCTCCAATTCTGAGGACATATGA
- the LOC141605509 gene encoding uncharacterized protein LOC141605509 isoform X3: MRNSLAVLRYYRHAKLRSTAWSSGASRYMLFASRVNKDVGFLSSILQKRFSSTNFSSVHGERPSAEYAKKRKESLEDEFGHVLGAYSSRSVSVVYRFGPFLALFRAAVISFYVLKLSIWQLFVHDIRKRAAKFCETLIQLGPFYIKLGQALSTRPDILPTIYCQELSKLQDQIPPFPTSVAMRSIETQLGGPVSEIFADMSQEPIAAASLGQVYKAHLHSGELVAVKVQRPGMSLSLTLDALLFHMIGGQLKRFAKARKDLLVAVNEMVRHMFEEIDYILEGENAERFASLYGTYSDGVDHGRNNNQATDRDYPTHKGHGLIRVPKIYWKYTRKAVLTMEWINGIKLTDEKKLAKVQLNRKELVDQLVHFVNRDALGLANDFLSLGFLPEGVDIILVSDALQTSFGDGTRQSRDFQSILNQLYDVMYEFNFSLPPDYALVIRALGSLEGTAKALDPDFKVVESAYPFVIGRLLADPSPDMRKILRELLIRNDGSIRWNRLERLIAAISEEASDSAEPRPNFEQESSIPVRWKSFDMRSVVAATEDLFLFILSGKGLRVRLHLTRDILKAADAFLLEEVVHKFNDDFYERKTSMSEEHTRRVVNGFQYLWQAVKKSPEAWIAMLARMAVKPEFHNFVLEIVSALMHHSSREIPENSWICLSKILHNMVHSSNSEDI; the protein is encoded by the exons TTCTTCAACCAACTTTAGTAGCGTACACGGTGAGAGGCCATCAGCGGAGTATGCAAAGAAGAGGAAGGAATCATTGGAGGATGAATTTGGACATGTGCTAGGGGCTTACAGCTCCAGAAGTGTTTCTGTCGTTTATCGATTTGGTCCGTTCTTGGCTTTGTTCAGAGCAGCTGTAATCTCATTCTATGTGCTGAAGCTATCTATTTGGCAACTTTTCGTTCATGATATACGGAAGCGTGCTGCTAAG TTCTGTGAAACTCTGATACAGTTGGGGCCATTCTATATAAAG CTTGGTCAGGCGCTGAGCACAAGGCCAGATATTTTACCGACGATATACTGCCAAGAGCTTTCTAAATTGCAG GACCAAATACCTCCTTTTCCAACTTCTGTCGCGATGAGATCTATAGAAACCCAGCTAGGCGGTCCCGTGTCAGAAATCTTTGCGGACATGAGCCAAGAGCCCATTGCCGCAGCCTCTTTGGGGCAGGTCTATAAAG CTCATTTGCATTCAGGAGAGCTGGTTGCTGTCAAGGTGCAGAGGCCTGGTATGTCTTTGTCGTTGACCCTTGACGCGTTACTATTTCACATGATAGGTGGCCAATTGAAACGTTTTGCGAAGGCTCGCAAGGATCTCTTAGTTGCAGTCAATGAGATG GTTAGACACATGTTTGAAGAGATAGATTACATCTTAGAAGGAGAAAACGCTGAGCGCTTTGCTTCTTTGTATGGCACATACTCTG ATGGCGTAGATCATGGGAGAAACAATAATCAGGCCACGGATAGGGATTATCCGACACACAAAGGGCATGGCCTTATTAGAGTTCCCAAGATATATTGGAAGTACACTCGAAAAGCAGTGCTTACGATGGAATGGATCAACGGAATCAAGCTCACAGATGAGAAGAAACTGGCAAAGGTCCAGTTGAATCGCAAAGAGCTAGTTGATCAG CTTGTGCACTTTGTTAACCGTGATGCACTGGGTTTGGCAAATGATTTTCTGTCCTTGGGATTCCTCCCTGAAGGCGTGGATATAATACTGGTTTCTGATGCATTGCAAACATCTTTTGGTGATGGAACCAGGCAATCTCGAGATTTCCAG AGTATACTGAACCAGCTGTATGATGTGATGTATGAGTTTAATTTCTCCCTGCCTCCTGACTATGCTTTGGTGATAAGAGCATTGGGATCATTGGAAGGAACAGCTAAAGCCTTGGACCCAGATTTCAAAGTGGTTGAAAGTGCATATCCATTTGTTATTGGGAGGCTTTTGGCAGACCCAAGTCCTGATATGAGGAAAATTTTGAGAGAACTGCTCATTCGTAATGATGGGTCGATCAGGTGGAACCGTCTTGAGCGTTTG ATTGCGGCAATATCTGAAGAGGCTTCAGACTCAGCTGAGCCACGTCCTAATTTTGAACAAGAATCTTCGATCCCTGTGAGATGGAAGTCTTTTGATATGAGATCTGTTGTTGCAGCTACTGAAGATCTATTCTTATTTATACTATCTGGTAAAGGTTTGAGGGTGCGTTTGCATCTCACACGAGACATACTCAAAGCAGCGGATGCATTCCTGCTAGAGGAAGTAGTTCACAAGTTCAATGACGACTTCTATGAGAGGAAGACATCAATGTCTGAG GAACATACGAGGAGGGTAGTGAATGGCTTCCAGTACTTGTGGCAGGCTGTAAAGAAGTCTCCAGAGGCATGGATTGCAATGCTAGCGCGTATGGCTGTGAAACCAGAGTTCCATAACTTTGTTCTAGAAATAGTGTCAGCCCTGATGCATCATTCGAGCCGTGAGATTCCCGAGAACTCTTGGATCTGTTTATCTAAAATACTTCACAATATGGTACATAGCTCCAATTCTGAGGACATATGA